In bacterium, the following proteins share a genomic window:
- a CDS encoding DUF6516 family protein, translating into MIKWYFDKIQSMLREIEWLIKSENIDYDILSDEMEIIKGEIIFVDGSTLEFKEMIFTGITDYRFQYMGKNYELIRRWDTAPHHKEIKTFPYHMHTTEGVEESEKVDLPYVIEIIADMVIKKLTS; encoded by the coding sequence ATGATTAAGTGGTACTTTGACAAAATTCAAAGTATGCTCAGGGAAATTGAATGGTTGATAAAATCAGAAAATATCGATTATGATATCCTCTCAGATGAAATGGAAATTATTAAGGGAGAAATAATCTTTGTGGATGGTTCAACTTTAGAATTTAAAGAGATGATATTTACGGGAATTACAGATTATAGATTTCAGTATATGGGAAAAAATTATGAATTAATCAGGAGATGGGATACCGCTCCACACCATAAGGAAATTAAAACATTTCCTTATCATATGCATACTACTGAAGGTGTAGAAGAATCAGAAAAAGTAGATTTGCCTTATGTGATAGAAATAATTGCAGATATGGTAATCAAAAAACTAACTTCTTGA
- a CDS encoding fibronectin type III domain-containing protein has protein sequence MKRLIMSLLTIGLFIQLAFAEEIMVSNITDSQMTISWVSDEPEIGLIKYGETKTTQIAYDDRGSNTVSTIHHITLVGLSPQTTYCCQVISGETVLKDLEITTGVSLIPTGNDLVYGKVIDAEGNALDNEAIVYLKLQDNDNQGDGDESALYSVLLNSGGYWYTNLVNFRTADLTKSFKYSARGDFLFIQVEGGQLGGKTLKINTKDDTPAPDVVLP, from the coding sequence ATGAAACGATTAATTATGAGTTTATTAACAATTGGGCTATTTATTCAGTTAGCCTTTGCTGAGGAAATAATGGTTTCTAATATTACGGATAGTCAGATGACAATTTCGTGGGTATCTGATGAACCAGAGATAGGTTTAATCAAGTATGGTGAGACAAAAACAACTCAAATTGCCTATGATGACCGTGGGAGTAATACAGTTAGCACTATTCACCACATCACGCTTGTTGGTTTATCGCCACAAACAACCTATTGTTGTCAGGTTATCTCTGGTGAGACCGTTCTCAAAGACTTGGAAATAACTACCGGAGTATCTTTAATTCCAACAGGCAATGATTTAGTCTATGGCAAGGTGATTGATGCCGAAGGAAATGCTTTAGATAACGAAGCTATCGTCTATTTGAAACTCCAGGACAATGATAATCAAGGGGATGGAGATGAATCCGCATTATATTCTGTTTTACTCAATTCAGGTGGCTATTGGTACACAAACTTAGTCAATTTTAGAACTGCTGACCTGACTAAATCCTTCAAATATTCTGCCAGAGGTGATTTTCTTTTTATTCAAGTCGAAGGTGGACAGTTAGGAGGAAAAACTCTAAAAATAAACACTAAAGATGATACGCCTGCCCCTGATGTTGTCCTGCCATAA
- a CDS encoding DUF4160 domain-containing protein, with amino-acid sequence MPEISRFYGIIIGMFYDEHNPPHFHARYGKDKVAVEISTLRVLEGKIPPRSLGLVVEWASQHQEELLQDWDLAKNNQPPKKIIPLD; translated from the coding sequence ATGCCAGAGATTAGTCGATTTTATGGTATAATCATTGGGATGTTTTATGATGAGCATAATCCTCCTCATTTCCATGCTCGGTACGGAAAAGATAAGGTAGCGGTGGAAATTAGTACTTTGCGGGTGTTGGAAGGGAAAATTCCTCCCCGATCATTAGGATTAGTGGTCGAATGGGCCTCACAACACCAAGAAGAACTGTTACAGGATTGGGATTTGGCCAAAAACAATCAGCCCCCCAAAAAGATTATCCCTTTAGATTAA
- a CDS encoding DUF2442 domain-containing protein — protein MIHDVVSAVYKGGYKIDLTFDDGKNGIVDFAKYMEAGGVFTKFKDVEFFKNFKVNEELGVITWNNEVDVAPETLYSEATGSSLPSWMQ, from the coding sequence ATGATTCATGATGTTGTTTCAGCGGTTTATAAAGGCGGGTACAAAATAGATTTAACCTTTGATGATGGGAAAAATGGAATTGTTGATTTTGCAAAATACATGGAAGCAGGTGGAGTCTTCACGAAATTCAAGGATGTTGAATTCTTCAAGAACTTCAAAGTGAATGAAGAGTTGGGTGTCATCACCTGGAATAATGAGGTAGATGTTGCACCGGAAACACTTTATTCTGAAGCTACAGGGTCTTCTTTGCCGAGCTGGATGCAATAA
- a CDS encoding O-antigen ligase family protein, with translation MFKESIPQKIILSGLILYCLGVTISISCQIMGVILALIGWIIRMIITRRFEIIGTPLNIPILLFIITLFLSTIFSSYPIAALDKTESMIRHLLLYYLVVCGIKDAATAKKIIMVLLIAVAIESGYIILQYLYNFKLFGIISHDGVSKYLTENRAIGGAVGIIFPIGFSLWVFSNSAYKKIALGIINLLILAVLLFTQTRGVWVGVILALIFIIIIGIRKKKKILLSLFAFVIIIPFIFPKEATNQVLSIFSDKTLGGRTYLWRDSLQIVKDYPVFGTGPGTFIHIYYPEYFSKEAMENKDFGHLHCHNNFVNVAVEGGILGLFAFIWLLVASFCLGFKILKRNLQDKDLFPLTIGLLAGLIVWLVHGMVDCTYLGSSAYLFWFTLGMIVRTGDRER, from the coding sequence ATGTTTAAAGAATCTATACCTCAAAAAATTATACTCTCAGGATTAATATTATATTGTTTAGGTGTTACTATCTCTATCTCTTGTCAGATAATGGGAGTAATATTAGCACTTATTGGTTGGATAATCAGGATGATAATAACCCGTAGGTTTGAAATAATAGGCACCCCATTAAACATCCCTATCCTACTTTTTATCATCACCCTATTTTTATCAACAATATTCTCTTCTTATCCAATAGCGGCATTGGATAAAACGGAATCTATGATTAGACACCTCCTTTTATATTATTTAGTCGTATGTGGAATTAAGGACGCAGCTACTGCAAAAAAAATAATTATGGTTTTATTAATTGCGGTGGCTATTGAATCAGGATACATAATTTTGCAGTATCTTTATAATTTTAAACTGTTTGGGATAATTAGTCACGACGGGGTTTCAAAATATCTAACAGAAAACCGTGCTATAGGTGGTGCAGTAGGAATAATATTTCCGATTGGATTTTCTCTTTGGGTCTTTAGTAATTCTGCTTACAAAAAAATTGCTCTGGGAATAATCAATCTTTTAATTTTAGCCGTATTATTATTTACTCAAACCAGAGGGGTTTGGGTAGGTGTGATTTTAGCACTTATCTTTATAATTATCATCGGTATTCGGAAGAAAAAGAAAATATTACTCTCTTTATTCGCATTTGTGATTATTATTCCATTTATTTTCCCAAAAGAAGCAACTAATCAAGTCTTATCAATATTTTCAGATAAAACTCTTGGTGGAAGAACCTATCTCTGGAGGGATAGCTTACAGATAGTCAAGGATTATCCTGTGTTTGGCACAGGACCAGGAACTTTTATCCATATCTATTATCCTGAATATTTTTCTAAAGAGGCAATGGAAAATAAAGACTTTGGGCATTTACATTGTCATAACAATTTTGTAAATGTTGCCGTAGAAGGAGGAATATTAGGTTTATTTGCATTTATCTGGTTGCTTGTTGCCTCTTTTTGCCTTGGTTTTAAAATCCTTAAAAGGAACCTTCAAGATAAAGACCTTTTCCCGTTAACGATTGGACTGCTGGCTGGGTTAATAGTCTGGTTAGTTCACGGAATGGTAGATTGCACCTACCTGGGTAGCAGTGCCTATCTTTTCTGGTTCACATTGGGAATGATTGTCAGGACAGGAGATAGGGAAAGGTAG